From the Crassostrea angulata isolate pt1a10 unplaced genomic scaffold, ASM2561291v2 HiC_scaffold_261, whole genome shotgun sequence genome, one window contains:
- the LOC128169943 gene encoding multiple epidermal growth factor-like domains protein 10, translating to MEVTPHVFNVLQNNTIKGIVLFLFLFLFILKNEAECCSSGLLEDSTASCCYNFYRDGNQCKNCPDGYFGFNCSEMCETPSYGLKCALKCECFPCHHMYGCNLATSSRGTT from the exons ATGGAAGTAACGCCACACGTTTTTAATGTATTGCAGAACAATACCATTAAAGGTATCGTTTTATTCTTGTTCCTCTTCCTTTTCATCTTGAAAAATGAAGCAGAATGTTGCTCTTCTGG acTTTTGGAGGACAGCACAGCGTCTTGTTGCTATAATTTCTACAGAGATGGAAACCAATGCAAAA ATTGTCCAGACGGATACTTTGGGTTCAACTGCTCTGAAATGTGTGAAACACCATCGTATGGTCTGAAGTGTGCATTGAAATGCGAGTGTTTTCCGTGTCACCACATGTACGGTTGCAATTTGGCCACCAGTTCAAGAGGTACAACATAG